The sequence CCCAATGTGTTATTCTTTAATGAATTAGGAACTTTATCAATAGATGTAACAGGATTATTGGCTTTTTTTGTTATATTTTTAATTGGTTACAGAGTATTTGAGAATAAGGTAGAAAATGCAAGTGTAGATATAGGGGAAACTATTCTAGGAGCATTATATATTTCTATACTTTTTTCTCATGTAATATTGATAAGTTTTCTTCCAAATGGAGGAAAATGGCTTTTAACAGTTCAAATAATGGTTTGGGTATGTGATAGTTTTGCATATTTTACAGGAATGACTATAGGAAGAAAGATATTTAATAGAGGATTCAGCAGTATCAGCCCTAAAAAATCCATAGAAGGCTCGATAGGTGGAACTATATTTACAATAGTTTCTCTGTATTTTCTTGAGAAATATTTTCATCTGCTTAATAATGGTGAACTTGGAATCTCTAACATAGTAATAATAGGAATATTTATAAGTATAATAGCTCAGCTTGGAGATTTAGGTGAATCTATGTTTAAAAGAGAATTTAAAGTAAAGGATTCAGGAAGTATTCTTAAAGGGCATGGAGGTATATTAGATAGATTTGATAGTATGCTTTTTGTAGCACCTACTGTTTACTATCTTTTGAAATTTATAGTATCATAATATAATATCTCATTGGGTGAAAGGATATTTCTGTTCGCCCAATTTTTTTCATAGGAGGAATTTAAAAAATGAAAAGAA comes from Fusobacterium sp. and encodes:
- a CDS encoding phosphatidate cytidylyltransferase, with the protein product MLSRIMVAIVGIPLLIYILYHGGFPLLLFVNVIVGMGAYEFYNMAEMGGKKPHKIAGIIGALLIPNVLFFNELGTLSIDVTGLLAFFVIFLIGYRVFENKVENASVDIGETILGALYISILFSHVILISFLPNGGKWLLTVQIMVWVCDSFAYFTGMTIGRKIFNRGFSSISPKKSIEGSIGGTIFTIVSLYFLEKYFHLLNNGELGISNIVIIGIFISIIAQLGDLGESMFKREFKVKDSGSILKGHGGILDRFDSMLFVAPTVYYLLKFIVS